A single region of the Salvia miltiorrhiza cultivar Shanhuang (shh) chromosome 8, IMPLAD_Smil_shh, whole genome shotgun sequence genome encodes:
- the LOC130997699 gene encoding peroxidase 21 → MASFASAFIILLIPLLFQFHFGESEIEANYYKESCPRAEEIIKEQVTALYHKHGNTAVSWIRNLFHDCVVKSCDASLLLEAANGVESEKATSRSFGMRNFKYIQTIKAAVEKECPTTVSCADIVALSARDGAVMLGGPYIEMKTGRKDSKISYAAQVENSIPNHNDSISTVLSTFQSMGIDPQGTVALLGAHSVGRVHCINLVQRLYPTVDPTLDPVYAEYLKARCPSPHPDPNAVLYSRNDRETPMVLDNMYYKNILSHKGLLGVDQQLVSDPNTYPFVEKMAADNGYFHDQFGKALLILSENNPVSEDEGEVRKDCRFVNKK, encoded by the exons ATGGCTAGTTTTGCCTCAGCTTTCATCATTCTGTTAATACCGTTGCTCTTCCAATTTCATTTCG GCGAAAGTGAGATAGAGGCTAATTACTACAAAGAGAGTTGCCCGAGAGCCGAAGAAATAATAAAGGAGCAAGTCACCGCCCTTTATCACAAGCATGGAAACACCGCTGTTTCCTGGATCAGAAATCTCTTCCACGACTGCGTTGTCAAG TCATGCGACGCATCGCTGCTATTGGAGGCTGCAAATGGCGTAGAATCGGAGAAGGCGACGTCGAGGAGCTTCGGGATGAGAAATTTCAAGTACATACAAACAATCAaagctgccgtcgagaaggagTGCCCCACCACCGTTTCTTGCGCTGATATTGTTGCCCTCTCTGCAAGAGATGGAGCAGTCATG TTGGGAGGGCCATATATAGAGATGAAGACCGGTAGAAAAGACAGCAAGATAAGCTATGCAGCACAAGTCGAGAACTCCATCCCCAATCACAACGACTCCATTTCAACAGTCCTTTCCACCTTCCAATCCATGGGCATTGATCCCCAAGGAACAGTTGCTCTATTAG GCGCGCACTCGGTGGGGCGAGTCCACTGCATCAACCTGGTGCAGAGGCTGTACCCGACGGTGGACCCGACCCTGGACCCGGTGTACGCGGAGTACCTAAAGGCGCGGTGCCCGTCCCCGCACCCGGATCCGAACGCGGTGCTCTACTCTAGAAACGACCGGGAAACGCCGATGGTGCTGGACAACATGTACTACAAGAACATACTGAGCCACAAGGGGCTGTTGGGTGTGGATCAGCAGTTGGTTTCGGATCCGAATACTTACCCGTTTGTGGAGAAGATGGCTGCGGATAATGGATACTTCCACGATCAGTTCGGCAAAGCTCTCCTCATTTTGTCCGAGAACAATCCTGTCTCTGAGGATGAAGGAGAGGTTAGAAAGGATTGtcgatttgtcaacaaaaaatGA